In Cololabis saira isolate AMF1-May2022 chromosome 1, fColSai1.1, whole genome shotgun sequence, the following proteins share a genomic window:
- the LOC133451878 gene encoding suppressor of cytokine signaling 1-like: MVRDSPNSTVVRNQEQNQVAETQNQSQLPEETAGPEQSQTTERVEPESQQPKLLLWRRLDFEEESDSCSQSATGADADSLPTHFRPFNSQEEYKLVKHTHRQLQHSGYYWGPMSMEKAHEILAHAPQGTFLIRDSGQPDVFFTLSYQSEHGPTSVRVQLNNLLFNLFGSHKTFPSFFALLACYTSSKLTKPYRKQRPEQLKQICRRAFIRTYGAERTDTIPKLSPEVNAYIHAYPYFT; this comes from the exons ATGGTCAGAGACAGTCCTAACAGCACAGTAGTACGTAACCAAGAGCAGAACCAAGTGGCTGAAACACAAAACCAAAGTCAACTCCCTGAAGAAACTGCTGGGCCTGAACAATCACAGACCACCGAGAGAGTTGAACCAGAGAGCCAGCAGCCCAAATTACTGTTGTGGAGAAGACTTGACTTCGAGGAGGAATCTGATTCCTGCAGCCAG TCAGCGACTGGAGCTGATGCCGACAGCTTGCCCACACACTTTCGTCCTTTCAACAGCCAAGAGGAGTATAAACTTGTGAAACACACCCACCGCCAGCTCCAACACAGCGGTTACTATTGGGGACCGATGTCCATGGAGAAGGCACATGAAATACTCGCACATGCACCCCAGGGAACGTTCCTCATAAG GGACAGCGGCCAGCCAGATGTCTTCTTTACGCTGAGCTACCAAAGTGAACACGGCCCAACTAGTGTCCGTGTCCAGCTGAACAACCTTCTCTTCAATCTTTTCGGCAGCCACAAGactttcccttctttctttgcCCTGCTCGCTTGTTACACCAGCTCTAAGCTGACAAAACCTTATCGCAAGCAGCGCCCAGAGCAGCTGAAGCAGATATGCAGGAGGGCTTTTATACGCACATATGGAGCAGAAAGGACAGACACCATCCCTAAACTCAGCCCTGAGGTTAATGCCTATATTCATGCATATCCTTATTTTACATAG